The Rhodothermales bacterium genomic interval CCTTTGCCGAATTCGGCACGCGAGGCGATCTCATCGAGTGTCGACTGTCCGAAACCTCTTTCGGCGAAGACCGACTGCGCGGCCTCGAGCATGGCCGTTCGCCTCGAGAGGCGCTCCCGCTCCTTGCGTGACATTGAAAGCGGTTCGTCTACCTGCATACACGCATATTGTGACTAATTGGTCAGAGCGTGACGCGTACGTCATGGTGTGACGCGGGATTCATTTCGAATGTGAAGA includes:
- a CDS encoding TetR family transcriptional regulator, encoding MQVDEPLSMSRKERERLSRRTAMLEAAQSVFAERGFGQSTLDEIASRAEFGKG